A window of Bactrocera dorsalis isolate Fly_Bdor chromosome 4, ASM2337382v1, whole genome shotgun sequence genomic DNA:
ATGAGTTTTCAGACTTCGAAAGCTTATCATATATAGCTATaataactatatgtatgtataatcacATTAAAACTATTACATTTTTATCAAGAAATATAGTAATgatgtttatttaaaatcacGTACTTTTATGGATTGTAATatagtatatgcatgtatataatacatagaATGTACACCTCCAAAGCTAATTTAGCCTTCATTATTAAAGAGAATTTCGGAATAATATTCAGAtacctcatatacatatgtacatacatacatatgtaggtatactataaacaattatttattcTCTTTTTACTCATTGTCACCTTATCGCAAATTAGAAACTTATCAAATATGACTAtgcttgtgttttttgtttttatagttCTACCGATAACAAAAGTGTTCAATAAATGAATTGTTGGTAAGCAAGTTAAAATCCGAGGAAAAAGCCAATATGTGTATGAGAAATGTAATTTTTCCGAAAGtacaagcacatatgtatgtacctgtgCATCTACATATTGGTTTGACGGTGAATTTGCACAACTTTATCTAAAAAAGCATGtgcaatttaaaatgaaaaaatgtaccGAGCGAGTTGATAAGATATTGACACATTTTGATAATGGAAGTTCGTGTAGTTGTAATTATTATCGACGAACAGAGCAATTATGGCAAGTGGTAGATATGAGTCATTCTAATATTTCGTCAATAACCCTCTTTTATTTGGGAAAAACTTTGCCAAACGAGATAATTGCCTAATtctgttatacatatgtatgtatatacatatatttattttcggtAATAGTAATGACCATAAAATAGCAAAGGTAATTTGTGGCGCATAAATGCAATAACCCAAACCCTAGCCACATTTAAAAATGTCATTGCACATTTCGAAAGGTAATCTcgttgtttatacatacatacatgtatataatataaacatatgactaaatttattttcggacattatttaaaagttttacacAGTATATTGTACTTTTTCTGGAAGCACCGAacatgtttgttgtttttgattttggcATTTGACCGGGATTATTGCCAATGTACTTTCAATGtcaatttctcaaaaataaatatttattcatatgtCCATATATCGAGAATTCCATAAGCAAACTTAAAAGattattgcaaaaacaaattaccGTCATAACAAGTACCAGCATTTAGGTCGGTAGGTGGAACAAAATAGGCGGCAATATTTAACTGGAGTGACCGCTAAATGAATTGCGATATAACCTTCCATCACAATCGACAAATGGAGTAATATATTTCAGTTTTAAGTATTTAtggtaatattttcttaatatcatACAATCATTACTGAATGTGTTCGGCAGTTGGCAGATATATGAAAACGGCCAAATTAATAGAGGTATGGTTAAATGCGAAAACAATATGCTTTTGAGTCGAATGTTTTGACCTCATTATGAAATTTCATTTGACATAGatcgtaaaatttatttaagtagGAATATATGTACTGACATATATTCAAAAGGTCACATTAGCAAAACATCAATCAGATTTGATCATGCGTTGAAATATTTTCGTGACTTCGTcaattattaatagaaaatattaaataagtatatgtatttatcaaTAGGAAAGCATTATAATTCCTTCGTTATCGTTATATGTAAGCGAATTGCATAATAGTGTAAAAATATCGCTATCAAAACGAAGTCCTGTGCAAACTCAACACACAATCAATCAAATTAAGTATAAAATTGCCGACCAACCAATAAGTATGTACGTAATAATATTAGAGCGGGTTGATTTATAGGGAgccaaaaaacagaaaaatcgcGTATGCCAGGTGCTTCTCCAgttggtccttccaacagagtggaggtctcccTCTTCCTCTGTTCTCCCGACGGGTACTACGTCGAAGacattcagagctggagtgttttcgtccattcggacaacatgacctagcctgcgtagccgctgtcttttaattcgctgaactatgtcaatgtgacatatatatcatacagctcttcgttccatcgaatgcaatattcgccgtggccaacgcgcaaaggaccatgaatctttcgcagaacttttctctcgaaaactcgcaacgtcgactcattaattattgttatcgtccatgccttGCACTATATAAccggacgggaattatgagtaacttatagagtttggtttttttcgtcgagagaggactttacttctcaattgccaactcagtccaaagtagcacccgttggcaggagttatcctgcgttggatttccaggctgacattgttggtggtgtttacgctggttccaagatagacgaaattatctacgacttcaaagttatgactgtcaacagtgacgtgagagccaagtcgcgagtgcggtCTGACTATTTCAgctaaatttactaaaattacGAGCTCTTAGCTTTTTAATTGAAGGcgttatactaaaaaaattgaataattgaTTGTATGGGAAATATGTGATACATTTGActtcttatatttatattctttagagaaaaactttgttttaaaaatcgCTGACTCGCGATTGTATAGAAAGAAAATCAACCCGCTCTAATGTATCTACTCGTATGCGGAACCTGTGCGTGTtgggaaatataattttttttggaatgacaacgatgtacatatatacgcattCTCACCTTCTACGTTTACGTATAACTTACTTGTTACTTAATCACAAAAGCTTTCGTAAGGAACCAATAATTATCAACCAAAATAATTCCATCAAATGAAAGGTAGATACGatagcaaatatttatgtattttaagatACCGAAAGGTAAAGTAATCATGGCTGCAATGAGaatacacatacaatatattcttatgtatgtgtgcatatgatATAATTGCAATTTAGAAAAAAGCCCTCATTTTGTACCCACAAATAAATTGTAGGCAGGTATTTAGAAACCAAAAGTCGAATGGATGTGTGCAATTTCTTTCAAGCCTAATGTACACATAGCCTTATTTTGTTACTGTTTTTCTTTGCAGGGcagattttttgataaattttttgccGTGATATATGCATGTGCATGCACACTTTTTATGATTTGGCAAGTAATAATAAGAAGAAGGAATTTTTTGAGACGTGCAATACTAAACACAATCATAAATacctatttcttcttttatcaCTTTCAGAAAATTGATCCGTTGATCCGCATTCAAGAGGAAATAAAAGAAGTCGTACGTCGCGAAGAAGAACATCGCCAACTTATCACCGGTAGTTCCATCATATCAACAGACGAATATGAAATACACAATGAAAATGACATTATTAATGGTAATAACGGTCATAATGACAATGATAGCTCTAATAGTCTATCAATCAGTCCCTTACCACATTCGTCTTTGAATAACGGCGAATATTCCTTATCACATGGTAAAAATAGCATTAACAGTAAAGAATGTATTGACGAGGACTCAGGAATATCAGCGTCGCCAAGTCCAATAAATGGCATCTCAGCTATTCCTCTTTACATAGAACCGATGAAGCCGTCAAAAGAACAACGTTATATTGGTCCGAATTTCTATACAATTACACCAGAACCACCCCGTCAAATGATGATCGCGAGCACGGTTCCGGTTACACCCCCTGTTCTTAATAGGCAACGTGTCTTTGCTTTTAATCCTGCAAACAAAGGGGTCATGCAGCGCTTTATAGCTTCTCGAGGAAAATTACAACTAAGCAACAATAATACAACAGCaaatcaaattatattaaatccAAAAACCGCAAATGTTTTGCTtaacaaaaatacttccacATCATCTATCACGCCACCAACAGTTGTGTCAAGTGCATTACATCCAGCAATGACGCTTGAAGCCCTGACTCCCCCTATAATCATACCAACGGTTACTATGACTCCACCACAAATCGAACGGGATGCAGAAGGTAGAGTAATTCGGCGAGGTTATGTACCAGCGGAGGTGAAGATCCAGAAAGAAATAAAGGACTTACAAGCTCGTGAGCATGAACTGAAAAAGCGCAACAAATTTCGGCAATCTACATCTGATTTACTAGAGTCAATTGAAAACGAGTAAGTCATCTAAGTTTTAAGatgtatttatttcataatttaagcaaacacatatgtatatattcacagCAATGAACCAACAGATGACGAAGATTCCGAAGTAGAACATTGTCTTGGACCTAGACAACTGCGTTCGGCGAAGTCTGTCAGTGAAATCTCCTACTCTACATCATTAAATAATAGCATCTCTCCCAGGTAGGAAAGAATACACACAATATATTGTTTAACCAATTTAAACATAAAAGCTTTTATTAGAGCAACTCCTAGTCCCGATTACGATTTGAAAAAGAACGGAGGTGGCACAATGCGTCCCGCCATGTCATTGGCACAGTTGTGTGATCTACCGCCTGAGGAGGCGCCCTCTTCGCACCGGCTCATAGTGGAATGGGAAAACCGTATACAAATGAATGCTGTGCGCAACACCACAGTGCCAAATGAAGACTAGATtctaataaattagaaaaacacAAATGTTACTTAATCCGCCAGCAAACACAGAttaaatgtaaacatttttatgtatgctgggaataattatgtacataaaagCTTTTGACTAAACAAAATTCACAATTACCAAACGCAGTAACATAGCTGGAATTTGTTACAATATCATTGTGGAAAAgtattatattatgtacatatgtatgtatatgttacgaGTATTTTACTATTAATCTTTAGGCATTAAAACATCATAGGGAGATTCTACGAAACGAGGGTTGAGTTCGAAATCACTCTATGATGAcgaaagctaaatatttttaaacctttATGGTATTTATCTTTGTTAAAACGAAATGAAAGTTATAAAACGCAACTTGTTAATGATCGAagtaaatcaaaatatatttattgcatttaagaAACAATAAATTCTAGGGTATCAATCGCTAATTTACAAAATTCGATTTTAATAAAACCGTGagtattgaaatatataatatatatatgtatatgtgcgctATAATTTCACGAATAATATCCCCTTGATTCAGACTCTTCTATTATCGTCATTATTGCTGCGAATGCCTCTTGCGCAGTAGATTCGATTTCTGCAGCCGGAAGAATAAATAAGTCCTTACTGTCGGGCGGTCCACgcaattcaaatgaaaaagttatggGAATTTTCAGTTCTCCATGGGCCCAATCTTTTGAACCACCGCTTGATGGATATATGATCTCATATATGCTACCACTTTTGTAAATGCGTCCGGATACTTGTTTTATCTTTTCACTAGCTTTCCTTCCAATCGCTGAAAGATCATCATAGTTCTCTACGTGATCTGCTGTATGTCCATAAGGGAACATAATCATTtgtgaatatgaatgtaaagaAATAAAAGTCTTTATATTGTTAAGTATCAAATTTTCTTGAAGAAATTTTATCAGTTGTTTGGTTTCCATTTCACTCGCTGCCGAAGGTCCTGAATAATCATAACGACATGGATCACCACTAGATCCAGTAGAATTCCAATGAAATGggaaatttctatttaaatctACACCACGACAAATCCCAAAGAGCTCGCGGTTTTTACGCCACATGCGATCACCTTCGAATGTATACTTATAACCATCTGGATTGACAATAGGGAGGATAATCCAGTTGTAGTTTTCTGCAAGTCTTTGAACTTCCGTTTCATTTGATGAAAGAAGCTCATTGAttatataatttgttgttgcaggtGCTATCCACTCGCGTGCATGAATACCACTTTCAATGAATATTGTTGTAGCGTTGTCCTTTTTGTTCTTCTTGAGACTAATGCCTTTGATCGGTATACCCTGGGCGCTTTCTCCAATATTTATAATTGCCAAATCATTGGGATGTTCTTGGACTAAGAAATTCATCCATGAATAAATAGTTTCAAGATGAAAGTAATGTTTCCAGTCCATACTCTTTGGGTCAATATCTTTTGAAAGAACTTCTGCGAGGTTTCGATCaataatttcttgaaaattgtAACTCTATTCagtataattaaaaaaccaaaattaatatACCAAAACGAAGTTGAGTCTGTTATTTCTTTGACTTCTTACCAACACATCATACTTAATATCGTAAGTTTGCAGTAAATCGGCAAAATCGGCTACTTTATGCGCAGCCACCATGATAGTTAACTTTTGTTTTGGGTGCCGTGCATGACCAAAAAATGTGCAACTGTCACTCTTTTCCTCCAACTGTTGGAATAAAGCAACGTGTTGTTGCGTAGATAATTCCACATGATAAACACGATAGTAGTCATATCGCGCGATATCGGAAGTCCATACCAACCGAAACAAATTTATTCCAAAGAGACACACAAAAAGTATATAGAAACTGCCTAAATAATTTTTAGGAGACATTTTCGAAATTCATCTGCAATATgagcaatgctttataaaacTGATCTGATTAGAACGCCCCTATAAGCCAAAGACCAATTGTCTATttcaacatatttgtatatatgtatttatgtatgtatgtaaaaaaagttGGTATAAttttgatatgtatgtacaagtacataGGAATTTGAGATGCTGATAAGCACTtaacataatatgtatgtgaaagtatatacatatttaatttcattaaatattcatattgtatacatacttatacattatattaattacattCAAATGTATAGATGTTTTTGCATACTAAGAAGACttagaacattttaaaaaagtactaattcaaatatattagcTGATTTGTGTTATTGTTAGCTTATTAAATTCGAATTGGAATTTGTGTGACGAGTTCAATGCAAATACTTAAAACacctctaaaaatatattcttaattttgcaaatattaaaaaaagttgcttAAGGCCATATATGAAGCATACGTTAGACGCGGAAACGATTCGAAGTCGAAATATTGGAATATTgtcattttgatttttaacaCTGTATATCGGTCAATAGCGATCTCACGAAATTCCCACCGAAGAAACGATACCCAGCTTTTCAGCCTGACTGCAACCCAGGAATacgaaaattatacaaaatacgaAGTTTATTTGTAAGACAAAAGTAGATGTAGATATAAAATGCACATAtgcttataattttataaatcagaaaacttaataaacaaaccaataattttcgaaaatcgtcAATTCACAGTAAAACGCGCTTCTACAGAGTAAAATACAACTCTCAGTATAATAAGTATGAGCCGTTTGAATTGTGCGAGGGTTGATTTCGAATAAATTGAAAAGGAAATTCCACCACCTTCCAAAGGATGCATTGAAATTGTTGATGTTTGCCATCTGACAGGTGGCGAGTGAGCGAAAAGCTTTTCTAAAATCTTTTCTATGAAAAGCTTTGAGCCAACAGAGCAAACCTTTTCCTATGGTGGAAATTTTATTCGTGCAGAAGGGTTTGCCGAGAATCGAGTACTGTATACATCAgtgcataaaaatttaatactttccAAAAAACGTGTCCATTTTCATAATTgtcaattaatatataaaatatatttcaatattcgtaAACTAATAAAAACAGAATTGcgcatatttgtttttttaccaCTGTTATTATGGAAAAATGTGTGTGATTTGTTAAAATGAGTGATTGtgtt
This region includes:
- the LOC105230348 gene encoding uncharacterized protein LOC105230348 isoform X3, coding for MGQIKSEKIDPLIRIQEEIKEVVRREEEHRQLITGSSIISTDEYEIHNENDIINGNNGHNDNDSSNSLSISPLPHSSLNNGEYSLSHGKNSINSKECIDEDSGISASPSPINGISAIPLYIEPMKPSKEQRYIGPNFYTITPEPPRQMMIASTVPVTPPVLNRQRVFAFNPANKGVMQRFIASRGKLQLSNNNTTANQIILNPKTANVLLNKNTSTSSITPPTVVSSALHPAMTLEALTPPIIIPTVTMTPPQIERDAEGRVIRRGYVPAEVKIQKEIKDLQAREHELKKRNKFRQSTSDLLESIENDNEPTDDEDSEVEHCLGPRQLRSAKSVSEISYSTSLNNSISPRATPSPDYDLKKNGGGTMRPAMSLAQLCDLPPEEAPSSHRLIVEWENRIQMNAVRNTTVPNED
- the LOC105230348 gene encoding uncharacterized protein LOC105230348 isoform X1; this translates as MGQIKSEGRFFDKFFAVIYACACTLFMIWQKIDPLIRIQEEIKEVVRREEEHRQLITGSSIISTDEYEIHNENDIINGNNGHNDNDSSNSLSISPLPHSSLNNGEYSLSHGKNSINSKECIDEDSGISASPSPINGISAIPLYIEPMKPSKEQRYIGPNFYTITPEPPRQMMIASTVPVTPPVLNRQRVFAFNPANKGVMQRFIASRGKLQLSNNNTTANQIILNPKTANVLLNKNTSTSSITPPTVVSSALHPAMTLEALTPPIIIPTVTMTPPQIERDAEGRVIRRGYVPAEVKIQKEIKDLQAREHELKKRNKFRQSTSDLLESIENDNEPTDDEDSEVEHCLGPRQLRSAKSVSEISYSTSLNNSISPRATPSPDYDLKKNGGGTMRPAMSLAQLCDLPPEEAPSSHRLIVEWENRIQMNAVRNTTVPNED
- the LOC105230348 gene encoding uncharacterized protein LOC105230348 isoform X4; protein product: MGQIKSEGRFFDKFFAVIYACACTLFMIWQKIDPLIRIQEEIKEVVRREEEHRQLITGSSIISTDEYEIHNENDIINGNNGHNDNDSSNSLSISPLPHSSLNNGEYSLSHGKNSINSKECIDEDSGISASPSPINGISAIPLYIEPMKPSKEQRYIGPNFYTITPEPPRQMMIASTVPVTPPVLNRQRVFAFNPANKGVMQRFIASRGKLQLSNNNTTANQIILNPKTANVLLNKNTSTSSITPPTVVSSALHPAMTLEALTPPIIIPTVTMTPPQIERDAEGRVIRRGYVPAEVKIQKEIKDLQAREHELKKRNKFRQSTSDLLESIENDNEPTDDEDSEVEHCLGPRQLRSAKSVSEISYSTSLNNSISPSFY
- the LOC105230348 gene encoding uncharacterized protein LOC105230348 isoform X2 — protein: MCMHTFYDLKIDPLIRIQEEIKEVVRREEEHRQLITGSSIISTDEYEIHNENDIINGNNGHNDNDSSNSLSISPLPHSSLNNGEYSLSHGKNSINSKECIDEDSGISASPSPINGISAIPLYIEPMKPSKEQRYIGPNFYTITPEPPRQMMIASTVPVTPPVLNRQRVFAFNPANKGVMQRFIASRGKLQLSNNNTTANQIILNPKTANVLLNKNTSTSSITPPTVVSSALHPAMTLEALTPPIIIPTVTMTPPQIERDAEGRVIRRGYVPAEVKIQKEIKDLQAREHELKKRNKFRQSTSDLLESIENDNEPTDDEDSEVEHCLGPRQLRSAKSVSEISYSTSLNNSISPRATPSPDYDLKKNGGGTMRPAMSLAQLCDLPPEEAPSSHRLIVEWENRIQMNAVRNTTVPNED
- the LOC105230347 gene encoding zinc carboxypeptidase, yielding MSPKNYLGSFYILFVCLFGINLFRLVWTSDIARYDYYRVYHVELSTQQHVALFQQLEEKSDSCTFFGHARHPKQKLTIMVAAHKVADFADLLQTYDIKYDVLSYNFQEIIDRNLAEVLSKDIDPKSMDWKHYFHLETIYSWMNFLVQEHPNDLAIINIGESAQGIPIKGISLKKNKKDNATTIFIESGIHAREWIAPATTNYIINELLSSNETEVQRLAENYNWIILPIVNPDGYKYTFEGDRMWRKNRELFGICRGVDLNRNFPFHWNSTGSSGDPCRYDYSGPSAASEMETKQLIKFLQENLILNNIKTFISLHSYSQMIMFPYGHTADHVENYDDLSAIGRKASEKIKQVSGRIYKSGSIYEIIYPSSGGSKDWAHGELKIPITFSFELRGPPDSKDLFILPAAEIESTAQEAFAAIMTIIEESESRGYYS